Proteins from a genomic interval of Pseudomonas paeninsulae:
- a CDS encoding [protein-PII] uridylyltransferase: protein MPQVDSKLFDRGQFQAELALKASPIGAFKKAIRRAHEVLDARFKEGREVRRLVEDRAWFTDQILREAWDRLEWSEDADIALLAVGGYGRGELHPYSDIDLLILLDSADHETFREPIERFLTLLWDIGLEVGQSVRSVDECADEARADLTVITNLMESRTIAGPERLRQRMQDVTSTTQMWPSKHFFLAKRKEQRARHAKYNDTEYNLEPNVKGSPGGLRDIQTILWVARRHFGTLNLHAMVGQGFLLESEYALLVSSQEFLWKVRYALHMLAGRAEDRLLFDYQREIASLLGYEDGNAKLAVERFMQKYYRVVMGIAELSDLIKQHFEEEILRAGQSGQAQPLNSRFQLRDGYIEVTHPNVFKRTPFAILEIFVLMAQHPEIKGVCADTIRLLRDHRYLIDDDFRSDIRNTSLFIELFKSAQGIHRNLRRMNRYGILGRYLPEFGHIIGQMQHDLFHIYTVDAHTLNLIKHLRKFKWTELAEKFPLASKLIGKLPKPELIYLAGLYHDIGKGRGGDHSALGAVDAEAFCVRHQLPNWDRKLIVWLVQNHLTMSSTAQRKDLSDPQVIYDFARLVGDQTRLDYLYVLTVADINATNPSLWNSWRASLLRQLYTETKRALNRGLENPLDREEQIRLTQSAALDILVRGGTDPDEAEQLWSQLGDDYFLRHTAGDVAWHAEAILQHANDSNPLVLIKETTQREFEGGTQIFIYAADQHDFFAVTVAAMAQLNLNIHDARILTSTSKFTLDTYIVLEAEGGSIGENPARIKRIRQGLVDALKNPDDYPNIIQRRVPRQLKHFAFAPRVTIHNDAQRPVTILELTAPDRPGLLARVGRIFLDFDLSLQNAKIATLGERVEDVFFVTDANNQPLSDPELCRRLQETIIEQLSDANGQTTEPNRITI from the coding sequence ATGCCGCAGGTAGACTCCAAGCTGTTCGACCGCGGCCAATTCCAGGCCGAACTGGCGCTCAAGGCCAGTCCCATCGGCGCCTTCAAGAAGGCCATCCGGCGCGCCCATGAGGTGCTCGATGCACGCTTCAAGGAGGGTCGCGAGGTCCGTCGACTGGTCGAGGATCGCGCCTGGTTTACCGATCAGATCCTGCGTGAAGCCTGGGATCGCCTGGAGTGGAGCGAAGACGCCGACATCGCCCTGCTGGCGGTCGGCGGCTATGGCCGTGGCGAGCTGCACCCCTACTCGGATATCGACCTGCTGATCCTGCTCGACAGCGCCGACCACGAAACCTTCCGCGAGCCGATCGAACGCTTCCTCACCCTGCTCTGGGACATCGGTCTGGAGGTCGGGCAAAGCGTGCGCTCGGTCGACGAATGCGCCGATGAAGCCCGCGCCGACCTGACGGTGATCACCAACCTGATGGAAAGCCGCACCATCGCCGGCCCCGAGCGCCTGCGCCAGCGCATGCAGGATGTCACCAGCACCACGCAGATGTGGCCAAGCAAGCACTTCTTCCTAGCCAAACGCAAAGAACAGCGCGCCCGCCACGCCAAGTACAACGACACCGAATACAACCTCGAACCCAACGTGAAGGGTTCGCCGGGTGGCCTGCGCGACATCCAGACCATCCTCTGGGTCGCCCGCCGCCATTTTGGCACCTTGAATTTGCACGCCATGGTCGGCCAGGGCTTTCTCCTGGAAAGCGAATACGCCTTGCTGGTGTCCAGCCAGGAGTTCCTGTGGAAAGTGCGCTACGCCCTGCACATGCTCGCCGGCCGCGCCGAAGACCGCTTGCTGTTCGACTACCAACGCGAGATCGCCAGCCTGCTGGGCTATGAAGATGGCAATGCCAAACTGGCAGTCGAACGCTTCATGCAGAAGTACTACCGGGTAGTGATGGGGATTGCCGAGTTGAGCGATCTGATCAAGCAGCACTTCGAAGAGGAAATCCTCCGCGCCGGCCAAAGCGGCCAGGCGCAGCCGCTGAACAGCCGCTTCCAGCTCCGCGACGGCTATATCGAAGTCACCCACCCCAACGTATTCAAACGCACGCCCTTCGCCATTCTGGAAATCTTCGTGCTGATGGCCCAGCACCCAGAGATCAAGGGCGTGTGTGCCGATACAATTCGCCTGCTACGCGATCACCGCTACCTGATCGACGACGACTTCCGCAGCGACATTCGCAATACCAGCCTGTTCATCGAGTTGTTCAAGAGCGCCCAGGGCATCCACCGCAACCTGCGGCGGATGAACCGCTACGGCATTCTCGGGCGTTACCTGCCCGAGTTCGGCCACATCATCGGGCAAATGCAGCACGACCTGTTCCACATCTATACGGTCGATGCGCACACCCTCAACCTGATCAAGCACCTGCGTAAATTCAAGTGGACGGAGCTGGCCGAGAAATTCCCCCTGGCCAGTAAGCTGATCGGCAAACTGCCCAAGCCCGAATTGATCTACCTGGCCGGGCTTTACCATGACATCGGCAAGGGCCGCGGCGGCGACCACTCCGCGCTGGGCGCGGTGGACGCCGAAGCCTTCTGCGTGCGCCATCAGCTGCCCAACTGGGACCGTAAACTGATCGTCTGGCTGGTGCAGAATCACCTGACAATGTCGTCCACCGCCCAGCGCAAGGACTTGTCCGACCCGCAGGTGATCTACGATTTCGCCCGCCTGGTCGGCGACCAGACGCGCCTGGACTACCTCTATGTGCTGACCGTGGCCGACATCAACGCCACCAACCCCAGCCTGTGGAACTCCTGGCGCGCCAGCCTGCTGCGCCAGCTCTACACCGAAACCAAGCGCGCCCTCAACCGCGGCCTGGAAAACCCGCTGGACCGTGAAGAACAGATTCGCCTGACGCAGAGCGCCGCCCTGGACATTCTGGTGCGCGGCGGCACCGACCCGGACGAGGCCGAACAGCTGTGGTCGCAGCTCGGCGATGACTACTTCCTGCGCCACACCGCCGGCGACGTGGCCTGGCATGCCGAGGCGATCCTGCAGCACGCTAACGACAGCAATCCACTGGTGCTGATCAAGGAAACCACCCAACGCGAATTCGAGGGTGGCACGCAGATCTTCATCTATGCCGCCGACCAGCACGACTTCTTCGCCGTGACCGTGGCCGCCATGGCCCAGCTCAACCTGAACATCCATGACGCGCGGATTCTCACCTCGACCAGCAAGTTCACCCTCGATACCTATATCGTCTTGGAGGCCGAGGGCGGCTCGATTGGCGAAAATCCTGCGCGGATCAAGCGGATCCGCCAGGGCCTGGTCGACGCGCTGAAGAACCCCGATGATTACCCGAACATCATCCAGCGCCGGGTACCGCGCCAGCTCAAGCATTTCGCCTTCGCGCCACGGGTAACCATCCACAATGACGCGCAGCGCCCGGTGACCATCCTCGAGTTGACCGCCCCCGATCGACCGGGCCTGTTGGCCAGGGTCGGGCGGATCTTTCTCGACTTCGACCTGTCACTGCAAAATGCCAAGATCGCTACCCTTGGCGAGCGGGTGGAAGACGTGTTCTTCGTCACCGACGCCAACAACCAGCCGCTGTCCGACCCCGAACTGTGTCGCCGGCTGCAGGAAACCATCATCGAGCAGCTCTCGGACGCCAACGGGCAGACCACAGAACCAAACCGGATAACTATTTGA
- the map gene encoding type I methionyl aminopeptidase, whose translation MTVTIKTPVEIEKMRVAGRLAADVLEMIGEHVKPGVTTEELDRICHDYIVNVQQAIPAPLNYKGFPKSICTSINHVVCHGIPNEKPLKEGDVLNIDITVIKDGYHGDTSKMFMVGKVPEWAERLAKITQECMYKGIQQVRPGTRLGDIGEVIQKHAEKNGFSVVREYCGHGIGAVFHEEPQVLHYGRAGTGMELKEGMTFTIEPMINQGRAETRLLGDGWTAITKDRKLSAQWEHTILVTADGYEIFTLRSDDTISRTSA comes from the coding sequence ATGACCGTCACCATCAAGACGCCCGTTGAAATCGAAAAAATGCGCGTAGCCGGCCGCCTCGCTGCCGACGTACTGGAAATGATCGGCGAGCACGTCAAACCCGGAGTCACCACCGAGGAACTGGATCGCATCTGCCATGACTATATTGTCAATGTGCAGCAGGCCATCCCCGCGCCGCTCAACTACAAAGGCTTCCCCAAGTCGATCTGCACCTCGATCAACCACGTGGTCTGCCACGGCATTCCCAACGAAAAGCCGCTGAAAGAGGGCGACGTACTGAACATCGACATCACCGTGATCAAGGACGGCTACCACGGCGATACCAGCAAGATGTTCATGGTCGGCAAGGTGCCGGAATGGGCCGAGCGTCTGGCCAAGATCACCCAGGAGTGCATGTATAAAGGCATTCAACAGGTGCGTCCCGGCACCCGCCTGGGCGACATCGGTGAAGTGATCCAGAAGCACGCGGAGAAAAATGGCTTCTCGGTGGTGCGCGAGTACTGCGGCCACGGCATTGGCGCGGTGTTCCACGAAGAACCGCAGGTACTGCACTACGGCCGCGCTGGCACCGGCATGGAGCTGAAAGAAGGCATGACCTTCACCATCGAGCCGATGATCAACCAGGGCCGCGCGGAAACTCGCCTGCTCGGCGACGGCTGGACCGCGATCACCAAGGATCGCAAGCTCTCGGCGCAGTGGGAACACACCATCCTGGTCACTGCCGACGGCTACGAAATCTTCACCTTGCGCAGCGACGACACCATCTCCCGCACCTCGGCCTAA
- the dapC gene encoding succinyldiaminopimelate transaminase codes for MNDALNQLQPYPFEKLRALLAGAQPPSDKPAIALSIGEPKHRSPAFVAEALSANLEKLAVYPSTLGIAELREAIASWCSRRFNLPAGMLDPARQVLPVNGTREALFAFTQTVVQRGVDGLVISPNPFYQIYEGAALLAGAQPHYLACLEQHGFNPDFDAVPAEVWQRCQILFLCSPGNPTGALIPLATLKRLIQLADEYDFVIAADECYSELYFDEPNPPAGLLTACAELGRNDFKRCVVFHSLSKRSNLPGLRSGFVAGDADILKAFLLYRTYHGCAMPVPTQLASIAAWNDEQHVKANRELYREKFDAVLAILDGVLDVQRPDGGFYLWARTPIDDETFTRELFAREHVTVVPGSYLSRSVDGVNPGANRVRMALVAPLAECVAAAERIRAFVKSL; via the coding sequence ATGAACGACGCGTTGAACCAGCTGCAGCCCTACCCCTTCGAAAAACTCCGCGCCTTGCTGGCCGGTGCTCAGCCGCCCAGCGACAAGCCGGCCATCGCCCTGTCGATCGGCGAGCCCAAGCATCGCTCGCCGGCTTTCGTCGCCGAGGCGCTCAGCGCCAACCTGGAGAAACTGGCGGTCTACCCCAGCACCCTGGGCATCGCCGAACTGCGTGAAGCGATCGCCAGCTGGTGCAGCCGGCGCTTCAATCTGCCGGCCGGCATGCTCGACCCGGCGCGCCAGGTACTGCCGGTCAACGGCACGCGCGAAGCCCTGTTCGCCTTTACCCAGACCGTGGTGCAACGCGGTGTCGACGGCCTGGTGATCAGCCCCAACCCATTCTACCAGATCTACGAAGGCGCGGCCCTGCTCGCCGGCGCCCAGCCGCACTACCTGGCGTGCCTGGAACAGCATGGCTTCAACCCGGATTTCGATGCGGTGCCGGCCGAAGTGTGGCAGCGCTGCCAGATCCTCTTCCTCTGCTCGCCCGGTAATCCGACTGGCGCGCTGATTCCGTTGGCCACTCTTAAGCGGCTGATCCAGTTGGCCGATGAGTATGATTTCGTCATCGCCGCCGACGAGTGCTACAGCGAGCTGTATTTCGACGAGCCGAACCCACCCGCCGGCCTGCTGACGGCCTGCGCCGAACTGGGTCGCAACGACTTCAAACGCTGCGTGGTGTTCCACAGCCTGTCCAAGCGCTCCAACCTGCCGGGCCTGCGCTCGGGCTTCGTCGCCGGCGACGCCGACATATTGAAAGCTTTCCTGCTGTACCGTACCTACCACGGCTGCGCCATGCCGGTGCCAACCCAACTGGCCAGCATTGCCGCCTGGAACGACGAACAGCACGTCAAGGCCAACCGCGAACTGTACCGCGAGAAGTTCGACGCCGTGTTGGCGATTCTCGATGGCGTGCTCGATGTGCAGCGCCCGGATGGCGGCTTCTACCTGTGGGCCAGAACCCCGATAGACGACGAAACCTTTACCCGTGAACTGTTCGCCCGCGAGCACGTCACCGTGGTGCCCGGTTCCTACCTGTCGCGCAGTGTCGACGGCGTCAACCCAGGCGCCAATCGTGTGCGCATGGCCCTGGTCGCACCGCTGGCCGAGTGCGTGGCAGCCGCCGAACGCATCCGCGCCTTTGTGAAGAGCCTGTAA